From the Exiguobacterium aurantiacum genome, one window contains:
- a CDS encoding endonuclease/exonuclease/phosphatase family protein, with amino-acid sequence MKIATFNLWNNPTLWSERIESICATVKMIDADVLALQEVKTHVGGERGISVAEQIANETGYPFCIFLAYPDSPDEGLAVLSHIPLDMNDAIWHHDVEEANYCAMRVTFRVAGHTFGLTNVHLNWRSPDIREAQVRAVREWIGAGVRYELLCGDFNDDPQSEIHRYLTGHRWMDVALCGRGGDEPTLDYVHNPYLKQDSLLKQPSRYDWMLLRHDEGDVPFISNVDVFGKTSVTDTDVLPSDHYGVLLDLDIT; translated from the coding sequence ATGAAGATTGCGACGTTCAACCTTTGGAACAATCCGACGTTATGGTCGGAGCGGATTGAGTCCATCTGTGCCACAGTGAAGATGATTGACGCAGATGTACTAGCGCTTCAAGAAGTCAAAACGCATGTAGGAGGGGAGCGAGGCATCAGTGTAGCCGAGCAGATTGCCAACGAAACGGGCTATCCGTTTTGCATATTTCTCGCCTATCCGGACTCACCCGATGAAGGACTCGCGGTCTTAAGTCACATTCCGCTCGATATGAATGATGCGATTTGGCACCACGATGTGGAAGAAGCGAACTACTGTGCGATGCGGGTGACGTTCCGAGTGGCAGGCCACACGTTCGGGTTGACGAACGTCCATTTGAATTGGCGGTCGCCGGACATTCGGGAAGCACAAGTGCGGGCGGTCCGCGAGTGGATTGGAGCGGGAGTACGTTACGAGCTGTTGTGCGGGGACTTCAATGACGACCCTCAGTCGGAGATCCATCGTTATTTGACCGGGCATCGGTGGATGGATGTCGCCCTGTGTGGTCGTGGTGGGGATGAGCCGACGTTGGATTATGTACATAACCCGTATTTGAAGCAGGATTCCTTGCTGAAACAACCGTCGCGCTATGATTGGATGTTATTGCGTCACGATGAAGGGGACGTCCCCTTCATCTCGAACGTAGACGTGTTTGGAAAGACGTCCGTCACGGACACCGACGTGTTGCCGAGTGATCACTATGGAGTCTTACTCGACCTCGACATCACCTAA
- the glmS gene encoding glutamine--fructose-6-phosphate transaminase (isomerizing): protein MCGIVGMIGQVGTKEILLKGLEKLEYRGYDSAGIALVGDDVHVFKEVGRIAALRDIVPVEAEGAIGIGHTRWATHGVPSVPNAHPHQSTTGRFTLVHNGVIENDEQIKATLDVPFLSETDTEVIVQLMEKNFVVLNDVEAAFRKTLSELHGSYAIAMIDSEDQERLYIGKNKSPLLVGLGDGTFNVVASDAMAMLQVTDQYLELHDGEIVILTRESATIKTLDGDVLERAPYTAEIDASDIEKGTYAHYMLKEMDEQPAVIRNIIQHYQNENGDIELTEGVRSLVSEADRIYIVACGTSYNAGLVGKDILERIAGIPTEVHVSSEFGYNMPLLSSRPLFVFLSQSGETADSRAVLVEVKKRGYKALTMTNVPGSTLSREANETMLLHAGPEIAVASTKAYTAQIAVLAILAYDIARANGKELPFELMPELARVATIMDSIMSQKELFEDLSDRYLKTTPNTFFIGRGLDASVCLEGALKVKEISYIQAEGYPGGELKHGSIALIEDGTPVIALISQPKTNLNIRGNVKEVVARGANACIISMQGVEHENDEFILPHVEPILAPLITVLPVQLMAYYAALARGCDVDKPRNLAKSVTVE from the coding sequence ATGTGTGGAATTGTAGGAATGATTGGTCAAGTCGGAACGAAAGAGATTTTATTGAAAGGGTTGGAGAAGCTCGAGTATCGAGGCTACGACTCAGCCGGAATCGCGCTCGTCGGTGATGATGTCCATGTATTCAAAGAAGTCGGTCGCATCGCCGCACTTCGTGACATCGTACCGGTCGAAGCGGAAGGCGCCATCGGCATCGGCCACACACGTTGGGCGACACACGGCGTGCCGAGCGTCCCGAACGCCCACCCGCACCAGAGCACGACGGGCCGCTTCACGCTCGTCCACAACGGTGTCATCGAGAACGACGAGCAGATCAAGGCGACGCTCGACGTGCCGTTCCTCTCGGAGACGGACACGGAAGTCATCGTCCAGCTCATGGAGAAGAACTTCGTCGTGCTAAATGACGTCGAGGCGGCGTTCCGCAAGACGTTGTCTGAGCTCCACGGCTCGTACGCGATCGCGATGATCGACTCGGAAGATCAAGAACGTCTCTATATCGGCAAGAACAAGTCACCACTCCTCGTCGGACTCGGGGACGGCACGTTCAACGTCGTGGCGTCTGACGCGATGGCGATGCTCCAGGTGACGGACCAGTACCTCGAGCTCCACGACGGCGAAATCGTCATCTTGACGCGCGAATCGGCGACGATCAAGACACTCGACGGTGACGTCCTCGAGCGTGCGCCGTACACGGCCGAGATCGATGCGTCAGACATCGAGAAGGGCACGTACGCGCACTACATGTTGAAAGAGATGGACGAGCAGCCGGCCGTCATCCGCAACATCATCCAGCACTACCAGAACGAGAACGGTGACATCGAGCTCACGGAAGGCGTGCGCTCGCTCGTCTCGGAAGCGGACCGCATCTATATCGTCGCTTGCGGTACGAGCTATAACGCTGGGCTCGTCGGAAAAGACATCCTCGAGCGGATTGCCGGCATCCCGACCGAGGTCCACGTCTCGTCAGAGTTCGGCTACAATATGCCGCTCTTAAGTTCACGTCCGCTCTTCGTCTTCTTGTCACAGTCGGGAGAGACGGCCGACAGCCGGGCCGTCCTCGTCGAAGTGAAGAAGCGCGGTTACAAGGCGCTGACGATGACGAACGTGCCAGGATCGACGCTCTCGCGTGAAGCGAACGAGACGATGCTCCTCCACGCCGGCCCAGAGATCGCGGTCGCGTCGACGAAAGCATACACGGCCCAAATCGCCGTGCTCGCGATCCTCGCCTACGACATCGCTCGGGCGAACGGGAAAGAATTGCCGTTCGAATTGATGCCAGAACTCGCGCGTGTCGCGACAATCATGGACTCGATCATGTCGCAAAAAGAGCTGTTCGAAGATTTGTCGGACCGTTACTTGAAGACGACACCGAACACATTCTTCATCGGACGTGGACTCGATGCGTCGGTCTGTCTCGAAGGCGCGCTCAAAGTAAAAGAGATCTCGTACATCCAAGCAGAAGGGTATCCGGGCGGAGAGCTCAAACACGGTTCGATTGCCTTGATTGAAGACGGGACACCGGTCATCGCGCTCATCTCGCAACCGAAGACGAACTTGAACATTCGCGGTAACGTCAAAGAAGTCGTTGCCCGTGGTGCCAACGCGTGTATCATCTCGATGCAAGGCGTCGAGCACGAGAACGACGAGTTCATCTTGCCGCACGTCGAACCGATCCTCGCGCCGCTCATCACGGTGCTACCGGTGCAACTCATGGCGTATTACGCCGCTCTCGCTCGAGGTTGCGACGTCGATAAACCGCGCAACTTGGCGAAATCGGTGACGGTCGAATAA
- a CDS encoding AAA family ATPase: MNRKVWIISGPAGVGKSTTARRLAQAMEKSAYVSGDDISHMTVSGRERPWESERANDLVWKNIVALTENFLEAGYDVVVDWVAFWQDVKRYTAHWIEQDIEVRYVILWADQDVHVQRDQHRPSDAQMGERVLILRNEFRNSGAPDRYYLDNTVGELNETIRQLQENEKFVLTDVQQSGAST, encoded by the coding sequence ATGAATCGGAAAGTATGGATCATTTCAGGTCCGGCCGGTGTCGGGAAATCGACGACGGCGAGACGGCTCGCTCAAGCTATGGAGAAGAGTGCATACGTGTCTGGGGATGACATCAGTCATATGACGGTGTCCGGTCGTGAAAGACCGTGGGAGTCCGAGCGGGCGAACGACCTGGTGTGGAAAAACATCGTCGCGTTGACCGAAAATTTTCTTGAGGCAGGGTATGACGTCGTCGTGGACTGGGTCGCCTTTTGGCAAGACGTGAAGCGCTACACGGCTCACTGGATCGAGCAGGACATCGAAGTGCGCTACGTCATCTTATGGGCAGATCAAGACGTTCACGTCCAACGTGATCAACACCGGCCGAGCGATGCGCAGATGGGGGAGCGGGTCCTCATATTGCGGAACGAGTTTCGAAACTCGGGTGCACCGGACCGTTACTATTTAGACAACACGGTCGGTGAGTTGAACGAGACGATTCGACAGCTTCAAGAAAACGAAAAATTTGTGCTGACAGATGTGCAACAAAGTGGAGCCAGTACATGA
- a CDS encoding PTS mannitol transporter subunit IICB, with protein MANAQAGSGGVRVKVQRFGSFLSGMVMPNIGAFIAWGIITALFIPTGWWPNEKLAELVGPTITYLLPLLIGFTGGKLIHDVRGGVVGVLATMGVIVGTDIPMFLGAMIMGPLGGYVIKQFDRLIEGKVKAGFEMLVNNFSVGIIGGLLMIGGFEVFGPIMSGLDKVMAAGVDWIVGAKLLPIASLFIEPAKILFLNNAINHGILSPLGVDQVADAGKSVLFLLEANPGPGLGLLLAYMVFAKGAAKRTAPGAAIIHFLGGIHEIYFPYVLMKPVLILAMIAGGATGVFTFVLFDVGLVAPASPGSIFAILAMASRGSYLGLVTGILLSAAVTFAVASVILKSSAAEEVSLEEATQNVSAMKGKQSYASALVHDRLDKVDHIIFACDAGMGSSAMGASVLRNKVNKANLPIKVTNTSISQLPKDAQFVITHEDLTDRAEAQVPDAIHRSVTNFLNADYYDQLIEEIKAERSKIS; from the coding sequence ATGGCGAATGCGCAAGCTGGCTCGGGCGGGGTTCGAGTCAAAGTACAACGGTTCGGGAGTTTCCTGAGCGGGATGGTCATGCCAAACATCGGTGCCTTCATCGCCTGGGGGATTATCACCGCCCTCTTCATTCCGACGGGCTGGTGGCCGAATGAAAAATTAGCAGAACTCGTCGGTCCGACAATCACGTATCTATTACCGCTCTTAATCGGGTTCACCGGCGGTAAGTTGATTCACGACGTACGAGGCGGAGTCGTCGGGGTACTCGCCACGATGGGTGTCATCGTCGGGACGGACATTCCGATGTTTCTCGGTGCGATGATCATGGGTCCACTCGGTGGATATGTCATTAAACAGTTTGACCGTCTCATCGAAGGAAAAGTCAAAGCTGGATTCGAAATGCTCGTCAACAACTTCTCGGTCGGTATCATCGGTGGTCTTCTCATGATCGGTGGCTTTGAAGTGTTCGGTCCAATCATGAGCGGCCTTGATAAAGTCATGGCAGCCGGTGTCGACTGGATCGTCGGCGCGAAGCTGTTGCCAATCGCAAGTCTATTCATCGAGCCAGCGAAAATCTTGTTCTTGAACAACGCCATCAACCACGGGATTTTGAGCCCGCTTGGTGTCGATCAAGTGGCGGACGCCGGGAAATCGGTCTTGTTCTTACTTGAAGCAAACCCAGGACCAGGTCTTGGTTTACTGCTCGCGTACATGGTATTTGCCAAAGGTGCGGCCAAACGTACAGCACCAGGGGCAGCGATTATTCACTTCCTCGGTGGGATTCACGAGATTTACTTCCCATACGTCTTGATGAAGCCAGTCTTGATCCTTGCGATGATCGCCGGGGGCGCAACAGGCGTCTTCACATTCGTCTTGTTCGATGTCGGTCTCGTCGCACCAGCGTCACCAGGTAGTATCTTCGCAATCCTCGCGATGGCGTCACGCGGTTCGTACCTCGGACTCGTCACAGGGATTCTCTTGTCGGCAGCGGTCACGTTCGCCGTGGCAAGTGTCATCTTGAAATCGAGCGCGGCAGAAGAAGTGTCACTTGAAGAAGCGACACAAAACGTCAGCGCGATGAAAGGTAAACAGTCTTATGCGTCAGCACTCGTCCACGACCGTCTCGATAAAGTCGATCACATCATCTTTGCTTGTGACGCCGGTATGGGTTCGAGCGCGATGGGAGCATCGGTGCTGCGCAATAAAGTGAATAAAGCGAACTTGCCGATCAAAGTCACGAACACATCAATCAGCCAATTGCCGAAAGATGCCCAATTCGTCATCACCCATGAGGATTTGACGGACCGGGCCGAAGCACAAGTGCCGGATGCGATTCATCGTTCGGTCACGAACTTCTTGAACGCAGACTACTACGATCAATTGATCGAAGAAATTAAAGCAGAGCGCAGCAAAATCTCATAA
- a CDS encoding BglG family transcription antiterminator, with protein sequence MKHEWSARERSILLHLLATETSTPLAEIAQAVNLSERTIQRERQLLEGILREFELELAWQRGHGLSLIGRSDAKQQLREDLILSAEAIPTAEDRIFELAWRLLFERDTLKLQAVAKQMHVSPSTLTQDLEKLDRWFDEYHLEVERKKGVGARVLGLEAEKRKLMINALLAHWDTLAFYRFVRGEDDYIPAFLKTVPCDVMLEALRDGYDYLKEHPYERMDDRTIMRVTFAYGVQQARLDAGFFLEMYTKGRSDDYLKVAHDMETALGTPFSMAERVWFAEEANRLRSLKEQMKEDEEERWVMQIRVHKLIHHVSLIHGFAFTDDAALEKGLLAHILSSMNTQVLPDTDTVRPHIDRDYPHLRSAIQQAADIVFGTNTFTEEETVFWAMHFAAALVKPVRRREYRALVVCSAGLGSSKMLVNRVKQEFPEMQDVVNSSLFGLEQHRLDDYDVILSTVPLPPLSVPTLIVNPLLTNEEVQRVRHLLLSLPQSFQTKEKSHSTMLDFNELSALVETFERMDRQFDLVTLDNSDRLEDILLDIGTHLEERGLVESGIQLSAQLLRRHEVAGLGIPGTKLALFHGRHASIERASVFAFDLNRSIPLLMMDQSTEPVSRLLVLLAPEEAEDVELQFLSAVSGSLIESERHMNLYSNGSKKELRLLLHECMKKMIQDTLHEK encoded by the coding sequence ATGAAACATGAGTGGAGCGCCCGGGAGCGCTCGATTTTACTACATCTATTGGCAACGGAGACGTCGACACCGCTCGCGGAAATCGCGCAAGCGGTCAATTTGTCTGAGCGGACGATTCAACGGGAGCGTCAACTGCTCGAGGGCATCTTGCGCGAGTTCGAGTTAGAACTCGCTTGGCAGCGCGGGCACGGTCTCAGTCTCATCGGTCGTTCCGATGCGAAGCAACAGTTGCGCGAAGACTTGATCTTGTCGGCCGAAGCGATTCCGACGGCCGAGGATCGCATCTTCGAGCTCGCCTGGCGGCTTTTATTTGAAAGAGACACGCTCAAACTGCAGGCGGTCGCGAAACAGATGCACGTCTCCCCGAGCACGCTCACACAAGACCTCGAGAAACTCGATCGTTGGTTCGACGAGTATCACCTCGAAGTCGAGCGGAAGAAAGGGGTCGGGGCCCGTGTGCTCGGCCTTGAAGCCGAGAAGCGGAAGCTGATGATCAATGCGCTCCTCGCCCATTGGGACACGCTCGCGTTCTATCGTTTCGTCCGCGGTGAGGATGACTATATACCGGCGTTTTTAAAGACGGTTCCGTGTGACGTCATGCTCGAGGCGCTCCGTGACGGTTACGACTATCTAAAGGAACATCCGTATGAGCGGATGGATGACCGGACCATCATGCGGGTGACGTTCGCCTATGGTGTGCAACAAGCCCGTCTGGACGCCGGTTTCTTCCTCGAGATGTATACGAAAGGACGCTCGGATGATTATTTGAAAGTCGCACACGACATGGAAACGGCGCTCGGGACGCCGTTCTCGATGGCAGAGCGGGTCTGGTTTGCCGAGGAAGCGAATCGGCTCCGGTCGTTGAAGGAACAGATGAAAGAAGACGAAGAAGAACGTTGGGTCATGCAGATTCGCGTCCATAAGCTCATCCATCACGTCTCGCTCATCCACGGGTTCGCCTTCACGGACGATGCCGCGCTCGAGAAAGGGCTCCTCGCCCATATCCTATCGAGCATGAATACCCAGGTGCTTCCGGATACGGACACGGTCCGGCCGCACATCGACCGTGACTATCCACATTTACGGTCGGCCATCCAACAGGCGGCCGATATCGTCTTCGGGACGAACACGTTCACGGAAGAAGAGACGGTGTTTTGGGCGATGCATTTCGCCGCCGCGCTCGTCAAGCCGGTCCGGCGCCGGGAGTATCGTGCCCTCGTCGTCTGTTCGGCCGGTCTCGGCTCCTCGAAGATGCTCGTCAACCGGGTCAAACAAGAGTTCCCGGAGATGCAAGACGTCGTCAACTCGTCGTTGTTCGGTCTCGAACAGCATCGGCTCGATGACTATGACGTCATCTTGTCGACCGTGCCGTTGCCGCCGCTATCGGTGCCGACACTCATCGTCAACCCGCTGTTGACGAACGAAGAAGTGCAACGCGTCCGTCACTTGCTGTTGTCACTCCCGCAGTCGTTCCAGACGAAAGAGAAGAGCCATTCGACGATGCTCGACTTCAATGAACTCAGTGCGCTCGTCGAGACGTTCGAACGGATGGACCGACAGTTCGATCTCGTCACGCTCGATAATAGCGACCGGCTTGAAGACATCTTGCTCGATATCGGGACGCATCTTGAAGAGCGTGGACTCGTTGAAAGCGGCATCCAATTGTCAGCCCAATTGCTCCGACGTCACGAAGTGGCGGGGCTCGGGATTCCGGGCACGAAATTGGCCTTGTTCCATGGACGTCATGCGTCAATCGAACGGGCGAGCGTGTTCGCCTTCGATTTGAACCGTTCGATCCCGCTCCTCATGATGGACCAATCGACCGAGCCGGTATCGCGTTTGCTCGTCCTGCTCGCTCCGGAAGAGGCAGAGGACGTCGAACTCCAATTTTTGAGTGCTGTCAGCGGATCATTGATTGAGAGCGAACGACATATGAACTTATACAGTAACGGATCAAAGAAAGAACTGCGTCTCTTGCTTCATGAATGTATGAAGAAAATGATTCAAGACACGTTGCACGAGAAATGA
- a CDS encoding PTS sugar transporter subunit IIA, whose protein sequence is MPFIQTEMIRLNQSFHTSAEAIDAAGQVLEAAGCVSPAYVQAMHERQALSSVYIGNQVAIPHGTEEAKSAVQKTGISILQVPAGVDFGGQTAKLVIGIAGVDDEHLELLSQIAVICSDEDNVERLVQAKTKEEILSLFMEEVA, encoded by the coding sequence ATGCCATTCATTCAGACAGAGATGATTCGACTCAACCAATCGTTCCACACGTCGGCCGAAGCGATCGATGCGGCCGGTCAAGTGTTAGAAGCAGCCGGCTGCGTGTCACCGGCTTACGTCCAAGCGATGCACGAGCGTCAAGCGCTCTCGAGCGTGTATATCGGGAACCAAGTCGCGATTCCGCACGGGACCGAGGAAGCGAAATCCGCCGTTCAAAAGACGGGGATTTCTATCCTCCAAGTGCCGGCCGGGGTCGACTTCGGTGGCCAGACGGCGAAACTCGTCATCGGGATTGCCGGGGTGGATGACGAACATTTGGAACTCCTGTCCCAAATCGCGGTCATCTGTTCAGATGAGGATAACGTCGAGCGCCTCGTACAGGCCAAGACGAAAGAAGAGATCCTGTCGCTATTCATGGAAGAGGTGGC